One genomic segment of Streptomyces sp. NBC_00239 includes these proteins:
- the hisD gene encoding histidinol dehydrogenase — translation MISRIDLRGEALPEGGALRDLLPRAEFDVEAALEKVRPICEDVHHRGTAALIEYAQKFDGVTLERVRVPVEALHSALERLDPDVRAALEESIRRARIVHAAQRRTAHTTQVVPGGTVTEKWVPVERVGLYAPGGRSVYPSSVIMNVVPAQEAGVESVALASPPQAEFGGLPHPTILAACALLGVDEVYAAGGAQAVAMFAHGTTGPDGCAPANMVTGPGNIWVAAAKRYFTGKIGIDTEAGPTEIAILADATADPVHVAADLISQAEHDPLAAAVLVTDSEELAAAVERELEPQVAASKHVDDRIKPALAGRQSAIVLVNDLEDGLKVVDAYGAEHLEIQTADAAAWAARVRNAGAIFVGPWSPVSLGDYCAGSNHVLPTGGCACHSSGLSVQSFLRGIHIVDYTRDALAEVTHHVVTLAEAEDLPAHGAALKARFGWKIPQS, via the coding sequence GTGATCTCTCGTATCGACCTGCGCGGCGAGGCCCTCCCCGAGGGTGGAGCCCTGCGCGATCTGCTGCCCCGTGCCGAATTCGACGTGGAAGCCGCCCTGGAGAAGGTGCGGCCCATCTGCGAGGACGTGCATCATCGCGGCACCGCGGCGCTGATCGAGTACGCGCAGAAGTTCGACGGCGTCACCCTGGAGCGGGTCCGGGTGCCCGTCGAGGCCCTGCACAGCGCCCTGGAGCGGCTCGATCCGGACGTCCGCGCGGCCCTGGAGGAGTCCATCCGGCGCGCCCGGATCGTGCACGCGGCCCAGCGCCGTACCGCGCACACCACCCAGGTGGTCCCCGGCGGCACCGTCACCGAGAAGTGGGTGCCGGTCGAGCGGGTGGGCCTGTACGCGCCCGGCGGCCGCTCCGTCTACCCGTCCTCCGTGATCATGAACGTGGTGCCCGCGCAGGAGGCCGGCGTCGAGTCCGTCGCCCTCGCCTCCCCGCCGCAGGCCGAATTCGGCGGTCTCCCGCACCCGACGATCCTCGCCGCGTGCGCGCTGCTCGGCGTGGACGAGGTGTACGCGGCCGGCGGCGCCCAGGCCGTCGCCATGTTCGCCCACGGCACCACCGGACCGGACGGCTGCGCCCCCGCGAACATGGTGACCGGCCCCGGCAACATCTGGGTCGCGGCCGCCAAGCGGTACTTCACCGGGAAGATCGGCATCGACACCGAGGCCGGCCCGACCGAGATCGCGATCCTCGCGGACGCCACCGCCGACCCGGTGCACGTCGCCGCCGACCTGATCAGCCAGGCCGAGCACGACCCGCTGGCCGCCGCCGTCCTGGTCACCGACTCCGAGGAGCTCGCGGCCGCCGTCGAGCGGGAGCTGGAGCCGCAGGTAGCCGCCTCCAAGCACGTCGACGACCGGATCAAGCCCGCCCTGGCCGGCCGCCAGTCCGCGATCGTGCTGGTCAACGACCTGGAGGACGGCCTCAAGGTGGTCGACGCGTACGGCGCCGAGCACCTGGAGATCCAGACCGCCGACGCCGCCGCGTGGGCCGCCCGGGTCCGCAACGCCGGCGCGATCTTCGTGGGCCCCTGGTCCCCGGTCTCGCTCGGCGACTACTGCGCCGGCTCCAACCACGTACTGCCCACCGGCGGCTGCGCCTGCCACTCCTCGGGCCTGTCCGTGCAGTCCTTCCTGCGCGGCATCCACATCGTCGACTACACGCGCGACGCCCTCGCCGAGGTCACCCACCACGTGGTCACCCTGGCCGAGGCCGAGGACCTGCCCGCGCACGGCGCCGCCCTCAAGGCGCGCTTCGGATGGAAGATCCCCCAGTCATGA